In Anser cygnoides isolate HZ-2024a breed goose chromosome Z, Taihu_goose_T2T_genome, whole genome shotgun sequence, a genomic segment contains:
- the LOC106045177 gene encoding interferon-like, translated as MPGPAAPPPTAIHSALALLLLLTPLANAFSCSPLRLHDSAFPWDSLQLLRNMAPSPTQPCPHQHALFHFPETLLDTNDTQQAAHTILYLLHHLFNILSSPRIPAHWLDTARHDLLNKLNHYIHHLERCFPADATRFHRRGPRNFHLSISKYFRSIQHFLQNHNYSPCAWHHVRLEAHTCFQRLDTLIRRMKSRAFPSLSQSHLRLTTVPSQRQWTPSKRQQLQHRLGRLSTARPSSSHEPTAAGKQP; from the coding sequence ATGCCTGGGCCCGCAGCCCCACCACCAACAGCCATCCACAGCGCCCTGgcgctcctgctcctcctcacgCCTCTCGCCAACgccttctcctgcagccccctgcgcCTCCACGACAGCGCCTTCCCCTGGgacagcctccagctcctccgcAACAtggctcccagccccacgcagccctgccCGCATCAACACGCGCTTTTTCACTTCCCGGAGACCCTCCTGGACACCAACGACACACAGCAAGCCGCACACACCATCCTCTATCTCCTCCACCACCTCTTCAACATCCTCAGCAGTCCGAGAATCCCTGCGCACTGGCTCGACACCGCACGCCACGACCTCCTCAACAAGCTCAACCACTACATCCACCACCTCGAGCGCTGCTTCCCAGCCGACGCCACGCGCTTCCACAGGCGAGGGCCCCGCAACTTTCACCTCAGCATCAGCAAGTACTTCAGGAGCATCCAACACTTCCTCCAGAACCACAACTACAGCCCCTGCGCCTGGCACCACGTCCGCCTCGAGGCTCACACCTGCTTCCAGCGCCTGGACACACTGATACGGCGGATGAAGAGCCGAGCATTTCCCAGCCTCTCCCAAAGCCATCTGCGCCTTACAACTGTCCCCAGCCAACGCCAGTGGACACCGAgcaagaggcagcagctgcagcacagactgGGTCGGCTCAGCACTGCTCGGCCCTCCTCCAGCCACGAGCCCACAGCGGCGGGGAAACAGCCGTGA
- the LOC136789086 gene encoding interferon: MPGPAAPPPTAIHSALALLLLLTPPADAFSCSPLRLHDSAFPWDSLQLLRDMAPSPTQPCPHQHAPCSFPDTLLDTNDTQQAAHAALHLLQHLFDTLSSPSTPAHWLHTARHDLLNQLQHHIHHLERCFPADATRFHRRGPRNLHLGINKYFGCIQHFLQNHTYSPCAWDHVRLEAHACFQRIHRLTRAMR; this comes from the coding sequence ATGCCTGGGCCCGCAGCCCCACCACCAACAGCCATCCACAGCGCCCTGgcgctcctgctcctcctcacgCCTCCCGCCGACgccttctcctgcagccccctgcgcCTCCACGACAGCGCCTTCCCCTGGgacagcctccagctcctccgcGACAtggctcccagccccacgcagccctgccCGCACCAACACGCGCCTTGCTCCTTCCCGGACACCCTCCTGGACACCAACGACACACAGCAAGCCGCACACGCcgccctccacctcctccagcacctcttcgacaccctcagcagccccagcacccccgcgCACTGGCTCCACACCGCACGCCACGACCTCCTcaaccagctccagcaccacaTCCACCACCTCGAGCGCTGCTTCCCAGCCGACGCCACGCGCTTCCACAGGCGAGGGCCCCGCAACCTTCACCTCGGCATCAACAAGTACTTCGGCTGCATCCAACACTTCCTCCAGAACCACACCTACAGCCCCTGCGCCTGGGACCACGTCCGCCTCGAGGCTCACGCCTGCTTCCAGCGCATCCACCGCCTCACCCGCGCCATGCGCTAA